The Lysobacter capsici genome has a segment encoding these proteins:
- the ttcA gene encoding tRNA 2-thiocytidine(32) synthetase TtcA, with protein MSTVLPLAEPVRRPRPDTARVADGERLATRLRHQVGRAIADFGMIEEGDKVMVCLSGGKDSYTLLDILLQLQKKAPVKFELVAVNLDQKQPDFPEHVLPAYLESIGVAYKILEQDTYSVVTRVVPEGKTMCSLCSRLRRGALYTYAAEQGFTKIALGHHRDDLVATFFLNLFFHAKLSGMPPKLLSDDGKHVVIRPLAYVREDDIVDYAAVKAFPIIPCNLCGSQENLQRKQVKRMMDAWERETPGRIETISRALGDIRPSQLSDPKLFDFLGLGKAGAAPVVDAPVWLDEASVETNTSQVG; from the coding sequence ATGAGCACCGTCCTGCCCCTCGCCGAACCCGTCCGCCGCCCGCGCCCGGACACCGCCCGCGTCGCCGACGGCGAGCGCCTGGCCACCCGCCTGCGCCATCAGGTCGGCCGCGCCATCGCCGACTTCGGCATGATCGAAGAAGGCGACAAGGTCATGGTCTGCCTGTCCGGCGGCAAGGACAGTTACACCTTGCTGGACATTCTCCTGCAGCTGCAGAAGAAGGCGCCGGTGAAGTTCGAACTGGTCGCGGTCAACCTGGACCAGAAGCAGCCCGACTTCCCCGAACACGTGCTGCCGGCGTACCTGGAATCGATCGGGGTGGCGTACAAGATCCTCGAGCAGGACACCTACTCGGTGGTCACGCGGGTCGTGCCGGAAGGCAAGACCATGTGCTCGCTGTGTTCGCGGCTGCGGCGCGGGGCGCTGTACACCTACGCGGCGGAGCAAGGCTTCACCAAGATCGCGCTCGGGCATCATCGCGACGACTTGGTCGCCACGTTCTTCCTGAACCTGTTCTTCCACGCCAAGCTCAGCGGCATGCCGCCCAAGCTGCTGTCCGACGACGGCAAGCACGTGGTGATCCGGCCGCTGGCCTATGTGCGCGAGGACGACATCGTCGACTACGCGGCGGTCAAGGCGTTTCCGATCATCCCGTGCAACCTGTGCGGCTCGCAGGAAAATCTGCAGCGCAAGCAGGTCAAGCGCATGATGGATGCCTGGGAACGCGAGACGCCGGGCCGCATCGAGACCATTTCGCGCGCGCTGGGCGATATCCGGCCGTCGCAGCTGAGCGATCCCAAGCTGTTCGATTTTCTGGGGCTGGGCAAGGCGGGTGCCGCGCCCGTCGTCGATGCGCCTGTGTGGCTCGATGAGGCATCCGTCGAAACGAATACCTCGCAAGTTGGCTAA
- a CDS encoding recombination-associated protein RdgC, with product MFFRNLTFFRFPTTHKLDDLEKGLEECALKPVGPLELSSRGFISPFSRATEDAQMLNRIGDAIWITVGSEDRLLPGAVVNDMLAKKLAEIEQKEGRKPGGRTRKRLKDELIVDLMPRAFIKPGRTDAIIDLEHGLVIVDTSSRKTGENVISEIRRAVGSFPALPLNAEIAPRSILTGWVAGEELPDGISLGDECELRDPVDQGAVVKCQRQELESDEIAKHLETGKQVTRLALTLDDHVSFVIGEDLVVRKFKLLDGAVDQLENSDSDGVRAELDARFALMSAEVKRLFRVMESALKLSKVD from the coding sequence ATGTTCTTTCGCAACCTGACCTTCTTCCGCTTCCCCACCACCCACAAACTCGACGATCTCGAAAAAGGCCTGGAAGAGTGCGCGCTCAAGCCGGTCGGCCCGCTAGAGCTGTCCTCGCGCGGCTTCATCTCGCCGTTCAGCCGCGCCACCGAGGACGCGCAGATGCTCAACCGCATCGGCGACGCGATCTGGATCACCGTCGGCAGCGAAGACCGGCTGCTGCCGGGCGCGGTCGTCAACGACATGCTGGCCAAGAAACTGGCCGAGATCGAGCAGAAGGAAGGCCGCAAGCCCGGCGGCCGCACCCGCAAGCGGCTCAAGGACGAATTGATCGTCGATCTGATGCCGCGCGCCTTCATCAAGCCCGGCCGCACCGACGCGATCATCGATCTCGAACACGGCCTGGTGATCGTCGACACCTCCAGCCGCAAGACCGGCGAGAACGTGATCAGCGAAATCCGCCGCGCGGTCGGCAGCTTCCCGGCGTTGCCGTTGAACGCCGAAATCGCGCCGCGTTCGATCCTGACCGGCTGGGTCGCCGGCGAGGAATTGCCCGACGGCATCAGCCTGGGCGATGAATGCGAACTGCGCGATCCGGTCGATCAGGGCGCGGTGGTCAAATGCCAGCGCCAGGAGCTGGAAAGCGACGAAATCGCCAAGCACCTGGAAACCGGCAAGCAGGTCACGCGCCTGGCCCTGACCTTGGACGATCACGTGTCGTTCGTGATCGGCGAAGACCTGGTGGTGCGCAAGTTCAAGCTGCTCGACGGCGCCGTGGATCAGCTCGAAAACAGCGACAGCGACGGCGTGCGCGCCGAACTCGACGCGCGTTTCGCGCTGATGAGCGCGGAAGTGAAGCGGCTGTTCCGGGTGATGGAATCGGCGCTGAAGCTGTCCAAGGTCGATTGA
- the plsB gene encoding glycerol-3-phosphate 1-O-acyltransferase PlsB has protein sequence MPEPTPPVDPGLDPNDPSAPGLEPGATSLPGTAAPPADAGPTESDSTEPAPVEPAAAEPSRIAPSQAAPSAPEAPASAPANPATTTREPGAAESRQAAPAASQQPDEPTHQAELPMGAPAPSAPEPSAQAPQSAAKHRPWWARLLGQLMAPWVSLTIEPKTPAEHIAEEWNGRPVCYVLEDYGLSNALILERACIESGLPSPLQPLPGDPLGRKRAYVALSRRNAGTLAPSGPPSAKTHSGSLARLLDAHRADPALDVQLVPVSIFVGRAPDRSSGWFSVLFSENWTLVGRFRRLLAIALNGRHTMVRFSPPVSLRGIVDEGLEPERTVRKLSRVLRTHFRRIRAAVIGPDLSTRRMLIDRVLAAEPVKEAIADQARRDSSSSAEAWKKAHAIAYEIAADYSHPVVRSLSFILTPVWNRIYRGVLVHHLDQLKQDAPGHEVVYVPCHRSHMDYLLLSYLLYAKGIVPPHIVAGINLNLPVIGGILRRGGAFFIRRSIRGSVLYSAILSEYVAQLVSGGYSIEYFIEGGRSRTGRLLQPKGGMIVMTVRGFLRQPTRPVLFQPIYVGYEKLMEGNSYLDELSGKPKEKESIWQLLWGIPKVLRSNYGQVVVNFGEPIRLNDMLAAHAPEWDGRPLDEEDKPAWLSATVDALAEQIQINVNRAADVNPINLLALALLSTPKHAMGEADLLAQIALSKTLLAELPYSDRVTVTPHTPQEIVAHGEEINVLQRVAHPLGDVLGVDGDDKAVLLSYFRNNVLHLFTAASWIACCFQHNRRMSLAGVLRLGRSVYPFLQAELFLPWSEEEFTQRLSRTVDVFVREGLLERVSDDDGGILARNAGQTDEVFRLRAIGHSLQQAFERYYIAISVLVKNGPGTMSAGELESLCQLAAQRLSLLYAPAAPEFFDKTLFRGFIQKLRELKLVWPDSEGKLAFDQRLDAWAKDAKVILGRELRHTIEKISPEMAKPAVETPPAAA, from the coding sequence ATGCCCGAACCGACCCCACCCGTCGACCCCGGGCTCGACCCCAACGACCCGTCCGCGCCCGGCCTAGAGCCCGGCGCGACCTCGTTGCCGGGCACCGCCGCGCCGCCCGCCGACGCTGGCCCGACCGAATCCGACTCGACCGAACCCGCGCCGGTTGAACCCGCCGCGGCCGAGCCGTCCAGGATCGCGCCGTCCCAGGCCGCGCCGTCCGCGCCCGAAGCGCCCGCGTCGGCGCCCGCGAACCCGGCCACGACCACCCGCGAACCCGGCGCCGCCGAGTCGCGGCAAGCCGCACCCGCCGCCAGCCAACAACCCGACGAACCCACCCACCAGGCCGAACTGCCGATGGGCGCGCCCGCGCCGTCCGCGCCGGAGCCGTCCGCCCAGGCCCCCCAGTCCGCCGCCAAGCACCGCCCGTGGTGGGCGCGCCTGCTCGGCCAGCTGATGGCGCCGTGGGTGTCGCTGACGATCGAGCCCAAGACCCCGGCCGAGCACATCGCCGAGGAGTGGAACGGCCGCCCGGTCTGTTACGTGCTCGAGGACTACGGCCTGTCCAACGCGCTGATCCTCGAACGCGCCTGCATCGAAAGCGGCCTGCCGTCGCCGCTGCAGCCGCTGCCGGGCGATCCGCTGGGCCGCAAGCGCGCCTATGTCGCGCTGTCGCGGCGCAACGCCGGCACCCTGGCGCCGTCCGGCCCGCCTTCGGCCAAGACCCATTCGGGCTCGCTCGCGCGCCTGCTCGACGCGCACCGCGCCGACCCGGCGCTGGACGTGCAACTGGTGCCCGTGTCGATCTTCGTCGGCCGCGCGCCCGACCGCAGCAGCGGCTGGTTCTCGGTGCTGTTCTCGGAAAACTGGACCCTGGTCGGCCGCTTCCGCCGGCTGCTCGCGATCGCGCTCAACGGCCGCCACACCATGGTCCGGTTCTCGCCGCCGGTGTCGCTGCGCGGCATCGTCGACGAAGGGCTGGAACCCGAACGCACCGTGCGCAAGCTTTCGCGCGTGCTGCGCACCCACTTCCGCCGCATCCGCGCGGCGGTGATCGGGCCCGACCTGTCGACCCGGCGCATGCTGATCGATCGCGTGCTCGCCGCCGAGCCGGTCAAGGAGGCGATCGCCGATCAAGCCCGCCGCGACAGCAGCTCCAGCGCCGAGGCGTGGAAGAAAGCCCACGCGATCGCCTACGAAATCGCCGCCGATTATTCGCATCCGGTGGTGCGCTCGCTGAGCTTCATCCTCACCCCGGTGTGGAACCGCATCTATCGCGGCGTACTGGTGCATCACCTCGACCAGCTCAAGCAGGACGCGCCCGGCCACGAAGTCGTCTACGTGCCCTGCCATCGCAGCCACATGGACTATCTGCTGCTGAGCTATCTGCTTTACGCCAAGGGCATCGTGCCGCCGCACATCGTCGCCGGTATCAATCTCAACCTGCCGGTGATCGGCGGCATCCTGCGCCGCGGCGGCGCGTTCTTCATCCGCCGCAGCATCCGCGGCAGCGTGCTGTATTCGGCGATCCTCAGCGAGTACGTCGCGCAGTTGGTGTCCGGCGGCTATTCGATCGAATACTTCATCGAAGGCGGACGTTCACGCACCGGCCGATTGCTGCAGCCCAAGGGCGGCATGATCGTGATGACCGTGCGCGGCTTCCTGCGCCAGCCGACCCGTCCGGTGCTGTTCCAGCCGATCTACGTCGGCTACGAAAAGCTGATGGAAGGCAACAGCTACCTCGACGAGCTGTCGGGCAAGCCGAAGGAAAAGGAATCGATCTGGCAGCTGCTGTGGGGCATTCCCAAGGTGCTGCGCTCCAACTACGGCCAGGTGGTGGTGAACTTCGGCGAACCGATCCGGCTCAACGACATGCTCGCCGCGCACGCGCCCGAGTGGGACGGCCGTCCGCTCGACGAGGAAGACAAGCCGGCGTGGCTGTCGGCCACGGTCGATGCCTTGGCCGAACAGATCCAGATCAACGTCAACCGCGCCGCCGACGTCAATCCGATCAACCTGCTCGCGCTGGCGCTGCTGTCCACGCCCAAGCACGCGATGGGCGAGGCCGACCTGCTCGCGCAGATCGCGTTGTCGAAGACCTTGCTGGCCGAACTGCCGTATTCCGATCGCGTCACCGTCACCCCGCACACGCCGCAGGAAATCGTCGCCCACGGCGAAGAGATCAACGTGCTGCAACGCGTCGCCCATCCGCTCGGCGACGTGCTCGGCGTCGACGGCGACGACAAGGCGGTGTTGCTGAGCTACTTCCGCAACAACGTGTTGCACCTGTTCACCGCGGCCTCGTGGATCGCCTGCTGCTTCCAGCACAACCGGCGCATGAGCCTGGCCGGCGTGCTGCGGCTGGGCCGCAGCGTGTACCCGTTCCTGCAGGCCGAATTGTTCCTGCCGTGGAGCGAGGAGGAATTCACCCAGCGCCTGTCGCGCACGGTCGACGTGTTCGTGCGCGAAGGTTTGCTGGAACGGGTCAGCGACGACGACGGCGGCATCCTCGCGCGCAACGCCGGTCAGACCGACGAAGTGTTCCGCCTGCGCGCGATCGGCCACTCGCTGCAACAGGCGTTCGAGCGCTATTACATCGCCATCTCGGTGCTGGTGAAGAACGGCCCGGGCACGATGTCGGCCGGCGAACTCGAAAGCCTGTGCCAGCTCGCCGCCCAGCGCCTGTCGCTGCTGTACGCGCCGGCCGCGCCGGAATTCTTCGACAAGACCCTGTTCCGCGGCTTCATCCAGAAACTGCGCGAACTCAAGCTGGTGTGGCCCGACAGCGAAGGAAAGCTCGCCTTCGACCAGCGTCTGGACGCGTGGGCGAAGGACGCCAAGGTGATCCTCGGCCGCGAACTGCGGCATACGATCGAAAAGATCAGTCCGGAGATGGCCAAGCCGGCGGTGGAGACGCCGCCGGCCGCGGCCTGA
- a CDS encoding YdcH family protein: MTVSTDSTEIVRQLAELRLEHRDLDAAIDRLALDPQADELTVKRLKKRKLWLKDCIARLESALIPDEPA; this comes from the coding sequence ATGACCGTCAGCACCGACTCCACCGAGATCGTCCGCCAGCTCGCCGAACTGCGGCTGGAGCATCGCGATCTCGACGCGGCCATCGACCGTCTGGCCCTGGATCCGCAGGCCGACGAGCTCACGGTCAAGCGGCTCAAGAAGCGCAAGCTGTGGCTGAAGGACTGCATCGCCCGGCTGGAAAGCGCGCTGATCCCCGACGAACCGGCCTGA
- a CDS encoding Csu type fimbrial protein gives MRPTPTCLFIAVLALAGVGPASAANDTTQFNVTITITSVCDIHTVAATNVNFGSVASTATNVDQQGQLTINCTPGTAYTIGLDNGQNGTDVNSRKMASGANLVPYQLYRAAARGAGDVWGSTTGVGGNVLAGSGTGAAVNVPVYGRTPSANFPTGTYNDVVTATVTY, from the coding sequence ATGCGTCCCACCCCGACCTGTCTGTTCATCGCCGTCCTGGCCTTAGCCGGTGTCGGTCCCGCCTCGGCGGCCAACGACACCACCCAGTTCAACGTCACCATCACCATCACCAGCGTCTGCGACATCCACACCGTCGCCGCCACCAACGTCAACTTCGGCTCGGTCGCCTCGACCGCGACCAACGTCGACCAGCAGGGCCAGCTGACCATCAACTGCACCCCGGGCACGGCGTACACGATCGGGCTCGACAACGGCCAGAACGGCACCGACGTCAACAGCCGCAAGATGGCCTCCGGCGCCAACCTGGTGCCGTACCAGCTGTACCGGGCCGCCGCGCGCGGCGCTGGCGACGTGTGGGGCAGCACCACCGGCGTCGGCGGCAACGTCCTGGCCGGCAGCGGCACCGGCGCGGCGGTCAACGTGCCGGTCTACGGCCGGACCCCGAGCGCCAACTTTCCCACTGGTACTTACAATGACGTGGTGACCGCCACGGTGACCTACTGA
- a CDS encoding fimbrial biogenesis chaperone, producing the protein MSGGRWQQAVRASAASSGALSALRPLALGLLLALIAAPAGAAGLQVTPTLLTLQARQNADGLWLSNTGTTTLQAQVRVFRWTQANGEEHFEPTQALTISPPMLELAPGARQLVRVIRLGAPPAREDSYRLIVDELPPDDANRPPGLQFVLRYSLPVFLAPAGDAAPAPKLRAQLSFQGEQVRIEVRNDGDQHAQLADLVFVDSHGTRHALQSGLLGYALPGQRMRWPLAAPAELLRGGGTLKARINGEATEQTLALDPPAG; encoded by the coding sequence ATGAGCGGCGGCCGGTGGCAACAGGCAGTCCGCGCCTCGGCCGCGTCCAGCGGGGCTCTGTCGGCCCTGCGCCCGCTCGCGCTCGGCCTGCTGCTGGCCCTGATCGCCGCGCCCGCCGGCGCGGCCGGGCTGCAGGTCACGCCCACCCTGCTGACCCTGCAGGCCCGCCAGAACGCCGACGGCCTGTGGCTCAGCAATACCGGCACCACCACGTTGCAGGCCCAGGTGCGGGTGTTCCGCTGGACCCAGGCCAACGGCGAGGAACACTTCGAACCGACCCAGGCGCTGACGATCAGCCCGCCGATGCTCGAACTGGCGCCCGGCGCGCGGCAACTGGTGCGGGTGATCCGGCTCGGCGCGCCGCCGGCGCGCGAGGACAGCTACCGGCTGATCGTCGACGAACTGCCGCCCGACGACGCCAATCGCCCGCCCGGCCTGCAGTTTGTGTTGCGCTACTCGCTGCCGGTGTTCCTCGCCCCGGCCGGCGACGCCGCGCCGGCGCCGAAGCTGCGCGCGCAGCTGAGCTTCCAGGGCGAGCAAGTCCGCATTGAAGTCCGCAACGACGGCGATCAGCACGCACAGCTGGCCGACCTGGTGTTCGTCGACAGCCACGGCACCCGGCATGCGCTGCAGTCCGGCCTGCTCGGTTACGCCCTGCCCGGCCAGCGCATGCGCTGGCCGCTGGCGGCCCCGGCCGAGCTGTTGCGCGGCGGCGGCACCCTCAAGGCGAGGATCAATGGCGAAGCCACCGAGCAGACGCTGGCGCTGGACCCGCCGGCTGGCTGA